Proteins from a genomic interval of Streptomyces sp. SID8374:
- the murJ gene encoding murein biosynthesis integral membrane protein MurJ codes for MSPAPAPSASASVLRSGAVMAAGSVVSRATGFVRSAVVVAALGTGLTADGYTVANTVPNILYILLIGGALNAVFVPELVRAAKEHADGGAAYTDRLLTLCTVGLLALTALAVAAAPLIVGVYTDYDGRQAELTVALARYCLPQILFYGLFTLLGQVLNARGRFGAMMWTPVLNNVVIIGVFGLYIGVAATSDGTLTDPHAHLLGWGTTAGIAVQTLALIPSLRSAKFRWRPRFDWRGSGLTRPMRSAGWLVLLVLTNQLAYWVVTRLSTTAGQLADEQGVAGGAGYTAYSYAYQLWVVPQGIITVSLVTALMPRMSRAAADGDLAGVRRDVAYALRTSAAVVVPAATAMLVLAPWVMGSVFGYGRTTDADITVMAGIMMAFAPGLIAFSGQYVLSRGFYAMSDTRTPFLLNLVVAAVNAGLSAAAYWLLPARWAVTGMAGASTVAFVVGFAVTGYVLSRRVSATGTGTLPRSPTLGAHLRLIAACLPAGAFAYAAARAAAGAGDVAAAGAGTLALLLVVVLLARPFGIGEITAMVEGGRARPRR; via the coding sequence ATATCGCCGGCCCCGGCCCCGTCCGCCTCCGCCTCCGTCCTGCGCAGCGGGGCCGTGATGGCGGCGGGCTCCGTCGTCTCCCGCGCCACCGGCTTCGTCCGCTCGGCCGTCGTCGTCGCCGCGCTCGGCACCGGGCTGACCGCCGACGGCTACACGGTCGCCAACACCGTGCCCAACATCCTCTACATCCTGCTCATCGGCGGCGCGCTCAACGCGGTCTTCGTCCCCGAGCTGGTCCGGGCCGCAAAGGAGCACGCCGACGGCGGAGCCGCGTACACCGACCGGCTGCTCACCCTGTGCACCGTCGGGCTCCTCGCGCTCACCGCGCTCGCCGTGGCGGCGGCGCCCCTGATCGTCGGCGTCTACACCGACTACGACGGCCGCCAGGCCGAGCTGACCGTCGCCCTGGCCCGCTACTGCCTGCCGCAGATCCTCTTCTACGGACTCTTCACGCTGCTCGGCCAAGTCCTCAACGCCCGGGGCCGGTTCGGCGCGATGATGTGGACCCCGGTCCTCAACAACGTCGTGATCATCGGGGTGTTCGGCCTCTACATAGGGGTCGCCGCCACCTCCGACGGCACCCTCACCGACCCGCACGCCCATCTCCTCGGTTGGGGCACCACCGCCGGGATCGCGGTGCAGACCCTCGCCCTGATCCCCTCCCTGCGCTCCGCGAAGTTCCGCTGGCGGCCCCGGTTCGACTGGCGCGGCAGCGGGCTGACGCGGCCGATGCGCTCGGCCGGCTGGCTCGTGCTGCTGGTCCTCACCAACCAGCTCGCGTACTGGGTCGTCACCCGGCTCTCCACCACCGCCGGGCAGCTCGCGGACGAGCAGGGCGTGGCGGGCGGCGCGGGCTACACCGCGTACAGCTACGCCTACCAGCTCTGGGTCGTCCCGCAGGGCATCATCACCGTCTCGCTCGTCACCGCGCTGATGCCCCGGATGAGCCGGGCGGCGGCCGACGGGGACCTCGCCGGGGTGCGGCGCGATGTCGCGTACGCCCTGCGGACCAGCGCCGCCGTCGTCGTGCCCGCCGCCACGGCCATGCTGGTCCTCGCGCCGTGGGTGATGGGCTCGGTCTTCGGATACGGACGCACCACCGACGCCGACATCACGGTGATGGCCGGGATCATGATGGCTTTCGCGCCCGGGCTGATCGCCTTCTCCGGGCAGTACGTCCTCTCGCGCGGCTTCTACGCGATGAGCGACACCCGCACCCCGTTTCTGCTCAACCTCGTGGTCGCCGCCGTCAACGCGGGCCTCTCCGCCGCCGCTTACTGGCTGCTGCCCGCCCGCTGGGCCGTGACCGGGATGGCCGGAGCGAGCACGGTGGCCTTCGTCGTCGGCTTCGCCGTCACCGGGTACGTCCTGTCCCGGCGGGTCTCGGCCACGGGCACCGGGACCCTGCCGCGCTCGCCCACCCTCGGCGCCCACCTCCGGCTGATCGCCGCCTGCCTGCCCGCAGGGGCGTTCGCCTACGCGGCGGCCCGCGCGGCCGCGGGTGCGGGCGATGTGGCGGCCGCCGGAGCGGGGACCCTCGCGCTGCTCCTCGTCGTGGTGCTGCTGGCCCGGCCGTTCGGGATCGGTGAGATCACCGCGATGGTGGAGGGCGGCCGGGCCCGGCCGCGGCGCTGA
- the asnB gene encoding asparagine synthase (glutamine-hydrolyzing): MCGTAGWVSFDPAAPVTAPVADAMTATMACRGPDAHGLWLGRSVALGHRRLSVIDPAGGSQPMVFEHGGEPVVAISYTGEVFNYRELRKQLLIRGHGFRTDSDTEVVLHAYLEWGEDFTEHLNGMYAFALWDARTEELLLVRDRLGIKPLYYWPLPDGGVLFGSEPKAILAHPSVRPAIDTEGFAELLGFTKTPGHAVYKGMYELLPGHTLRVGRGGSTLRRYWAVESHEHTDDLETTVGRVRELLEDIVARQLVADVPVGTLLSGGLDSSIITALAARHRTALGAPPIRSFALDFDRHGDDFRADDWRGTPDAPFAELLARHVGSDHQVVTLSPGHLLGRGAREAIMRARDLPFDLGDGDTSLYLLFQEVRRHCTVALSGEAADEVFGGYRWFNHPDTITADTFPWLAPPFGTGISGPGSGPGESLIDPALLAKIDLQGYRAQRYHEALAEVPRLAGESAADRRMREIGYLHLTRFLPWMLDRKDRASMAVGLEVRVPFCDHRLVEYVFNTPWAMKSFDGREKSLLRAATRDLLPPEIADRVKAPYPTSRDRRYLDGLRTSLKRATEGPDAPVRELLDEDALAAATAATADDPRPGYRTGTELVLALDFWLRGQNVGLDVDLEL, translated from the coding sequence ATGTGTGGAACAGCAGGATGGGTCTCCTTCGACCCGGCAGCCCCCGTCACCGCCCCGGTGGCCGACGCGATGACCGCCACCATGGCCTGCCGGGGGCCGGACGCCCACGGTCTCTGGCTCGGCCGTTCGGTGGCCCTCGGCCACCGTCGGCTCTCCGTCATCGACCCGGCGGGCGGCAGCCAGCCGATGGTCTTCGAGCACGGCGGTGAGCCGGTCGTCGCCATCAGCTACACGGGCGAGGTCTTCAACTACCGGGAGCTGCGCAAGCAGTTGCTGATCCGTGGGCACGGCTTCCGTACCGACAGCGACACCGAGGTCGTGCTGCACGCCTACCTGGAGTGGGGCGAGGACTTCACCGAGCACCTCAACGGCATGTACGCCTTCGCGCTGTGGGACGCCCGCACCGAGGAACTGCTGCTGGTCCGCGACCGGTTGGGGATCAAGCCGCTGTACTACTGGCCGCTTCCCGACGGCGGCGTACTGTTCGGCTCCGAGCCCAAGGCGATCCTGGCCCACCCCTCGGTGCGGCCCGCGATCGACACCGAGGGCTTCGCCGAGCTGCTCGGCTTCACCAAGACCCCCGGCCACGCGGTCTACAAGGGCATGTACGAGCTGCTCCCCGGCCACACCCTCCGGGTCGGGCGCGGCGGCAGCACCCTGCGCCGCTACTGGGCGGTGGAGTCCCACGAGCACACCGACGACCTGGAGACCACGGTCGGCCGGGTCCGTGAGCTGCTGGAGGACATCGTCGCCCGGCAGCTGGTGGCCGACGTGCCGGTGGGCACGCTGCTCTCCGGCGGGCTGGACTCCAGCATCATCACCGCTCTCGCCGCCCGCCACCGGACCGCCCTCGGGGCCCCGCCGATCCGGTCCTTCGCCCTCGACTTCGACCGGCACGGCGACGACTTCCGGGCCGACGACTGGCGCGGCACTCCCGACGCCCCGTTCGCCGAGCTGCTCGCCCGGCACGTCGGCTCCGACCACCAGGTCGTCACGCTCTCCCCCGGGCATCTGCTCGGCCGGGGCGCCCGCGAGGCCATCATGCGCGCCCGCGACCTGCCGTTCGACCTCGGCGACGGCGACACCTCGCTCTACCTGCTCTTCCAGGAGGTCCGCCGCCACTGCACGGTCGCGCTGTCCGGCGAGGCCGCCGACGAAGTCTTCGGCGGCTACCGCTGGTTCAACCACCCGGACACCATCACGGCGGACACCTTCCCGTGGCTCGCGCCGCCGTTCGGCACCGGCATCTCCGGGCCCGGCAGCGGCCCCGGCGAATCCCTGATCGACCCCGCGCTGCTGGCCAAGATCGATCTCCAGGGCTACCGGGCGCAGCGCTACCACGAGGCACTCGCCGAAGTTCCGCGACTGGCCGGCGAGTCCGCCGCCGACCGGCGGATGCGCGAGATCGGATATCTCCATCTGACCCGGTTCCTGCCCTGGATGCTGGACCGCAAGGACCGGGCCAGCATGGCCGTCGGCCTGGAGGTGCGGGTGCCGTTCTGCGACCACCGTCTCGTCGAGTACGTGTTCAACACCCCTTGGGCGATGAAGTCGTTCGACGGCCGGGAGAAGAGCCTGCTGCGTGCCGCCACCCGGGACCTGCTGCCGCCGGAGATCGCCGACCGGGTGAAGGCCCCGTACCCGACCAGCCGTGACCGGCGCTACCTCGACGGGCTGCGGACCTCCCTCAAGCGCGCCACAGAGGGCCCGGACGCGCCGGTGCGCGAGCTGCTGGACGAGGACGCGCTCGCCGCCGCCACCGCCGCCACCGCCGACGACCCGCGCCCCGGCTACCGGACCGGGACCGAGCTGGTCCTCGCCCTCGACTTCTGGCTGCGCGGCCAGAACGTCGGCCTCGATGTCGACCTGGAGCTCTGA
- a CDS encoding MFS transporter, whose product MTTLHDPHEPETAAAPPLLLRTGPVLLVLLSAMFFAQFDFFVVNVAAPSLESSINADPAALELIVGGYAFAYAGGMITAGRLGDRYGHRRLFVIGTLAFGFTSLLCGLAVNPGQLIAARLAQGLAGAVMVPPVLAVITAYFPNEKKGKAMAWYGAAAGLGSIAGQVLGGALISADFAGLGWRTIFLINVPFCLVIAFAALRVLPAHISRIRAGLDPVGAVGVSFALALLLVPLTMGHVSGWPAWTWVSMALAVPVMVATLRWERALAARGGNPVLVLSLFRSDSFRGGVIAGAAFMLYFGSFMFTLTLLLQSGLKLDPFQAGLMFSPMGVLFTATSMIGGRLTARWGMNALVVSGGVTALGLALLAVPLAVSDSAVGLPWVVFCLCLVGAGNGVVLPALFGAALINVPPQDAGTASGILTTTQQFASAAGVAAIGALFFTVAGDRPATADWSLAMAWATAASFLLVLVVMWTTWTFKRFSPPPAERSAARV is encoded by the coding sequence ATGACCACGCTTCACGATCCGCACGAACCCGAGACGGCAGCAGCTCCCCCTCTCCTGCTGCGCACCGGGCCGGTGCTGCTCGTCCTGCTGTCGGCGATGTTCTTCGCCCAGTTCGACTTCTTCGTGGTGAACGTGGCCGCTCCCTCCCTGGAGAGCAGCATCAACGCCGACCCGGCGGCGCTCGAACTCATCGTCGGGGGTTACGCGTTCGCCTACGCGGGCGGGATGATCACGGCCGGCCGGCTGGGCGACCGCTACGGCCACCGACGCCTGTTCGTCATCGGCACGCTCGCCTTCGGGTTCACCTCGCTGCTGTGCGGACTGGCCGTCAATCCGGGCCAGTTGATCGCCGCCCGCCTGGCCCAGGGTCTGGCCGGGGCGGTCATGGTGCCGCCGGTCCTGGCCGTCATCACCGCGTACTTCCCCAACGAGAAGAAGGGGAAGGCGATGGCCTGGTACGGCGCCGCCGCCGGTCTGGGGTCCATCGCCGGGCAGGTGCTCGGCGGTGCGCTGATCTCGGCGGACTTCGCGGGGCTCGGCTGGCGGACCATCTTCCTGATCAACGTGCCGTTCTGCCTGGTCATCGCGTTCGCCGCCCTGCGGGTGCTCCCCGCGCACATCAGCCGCATCCGGGCCGGTCTGGACCCGGTCGGTGCGGTCGGCGTCTCGTTCGCGCTCGCCCTGCTGCTGGTGCCGCTGACCATGGGCCATGTCTCCGGCTGGCCGGCCTGGACCTGGGTCAGCATGGCCCTGGCCGTTCCGGTGATGGTGGCGACGCTGCGCTGGGAGCGGGCGCTGGCGGCTCGTGGCGGCAATCCGGTGCTCGTCCTGTCGCTGTTCCGCAGCGACTCCTTCCGCGGTGGCGTGATCGCGGGCGCGGCGTTCATGCTCTACTTCGGCAGTTTCATGTTCACCCTGACGCTGCTCCTCCAGTCCGGGCTGAAGCTGGACCCGTTCCAGGCCGGGCTGATGTTCTCGCCGATGGGTGTGCTGTTCACCGCCACCTCGATGATCGGCGGGCGGCTCACGGCGCGCTGGGGCATGAACGCCCTGGTGGTCTCCGGCGGGGTGACCGCGCTCGGACTGGCCCTGCTGGCCGTGCCGTTGGCGGTATCGGACTCCGCCGTCGGCCTGCCGTGGGTGGTGTTCTGCCTCTGCCTGGTCGGCGCGGGCAACGGTGTCGTGCTGCCCGCCCTGTTCGGCGCGGCGCTCATCAACGTACCGCCGCAGGACGCCGGGACCGCCTCCGGCATCCTCACCACCACCCAGCAGTTCGCGAGCGCAGCCGGTGTCGCGGCGATCGGCGCGCTGTTCTTCACGGTGGCCGGCGACCGGCCGGCCACGGCCGACTGGTCCCTCGCGATGGCCTGGGCGACCGCCGCGAGCTTCCTGCTCGTCCTCGTCGTGATGTGGACGACCTGGACGTTCAAGCGCTTCAGCCCGCCGCCGGCCGAACGGTCCGCCGCCCGGGTCTGA
- a CDS encoding hotdog fold thioesterase — protein sequence MTTFAAPPTPEAGPEAAAAWVNEAGADTLAGRMGMTFLEAAPRRVVATMPVTGNTQLQQMLHGGASAVLAESLGSLGAALHAGDGRIAVGVDLNATHHLPVRSGTVTGVATALHLGVTTASYEVVITDEAGRRVCTARITCAIHGRRKRG from the coding sequence ATGACCACCTTCGCCGCGCCGCCCACCCCCGAGGCGGGCCCGGAGGCCGCAGCGGCCTGGGTGAACGAGGCCGGCGCCGACACTCTGGCCGGCCGGATGGGCATGACCTTCCTGGAGGCCGCCCCCCGGCGGGTGGTGGCGACCATGCCGGTCACCGGCAACACCCAGTTGCAGCAGATGCTGCACGGCGGCGCCTCCGCCGTCCTCGCCGAGTCCCTGGGCTCGCTGGGCGCGGCGCTGCACGCCGGAGACGGCCGTATCGCCGTCGGGGTGGACCTCAACGCCACCCACCACCTGCCGGTGCGCTCGGGCACCGTGACCGGTGTGGCGACGGCCCTGCATCTGGGCGTGACGACGGCCAGTTACGAGGTCGTCATCACGGACGAGGCGGGCCGCCGGGTCTGCACCGCACGGATCACGTGCGCGATCCACGGGAGGCGCAAGCGCGGCTGA
- a CDS encoding class I adenylate-forming enzyme family protein: MPLTSTTLLSPEARLRLAELPGLGGGNAWRIAAETNPAADLPVLLADLPLTGLDGTPRSEFSLRELDALADAWSAWYLDRGVGPRDRVSVYLADTFAYQVHLTALARIGAIGVLINGRMRPELALGLVERTGSVGLFTDGERLALLAGRERALAGLRWTALDEEVGTLGERAPKPSQLYRHGDDDPVVICHSSGTTGNPKPVVWAHRQSVAGARYRLINHPERPGSVVLAGAPQSHSSAIAFTFYSLLAGVPTVGWSDPTGPGIARGCATHRPNVVLAFNEALSHLATHDPEPADFDSVAVWVNLGDCGHDAHMRRLMRLGHTTHPDGTRTPGSVIDDGLGSSELGWAALRRVLTPDSPARARHLGTRVPIAEVAVLREDGTEAAADEVGLLGVRSEALAHGYWNDSDTTYRTMLAGYWLSGDLVRRSADGEFFHVDRAVDRIRTEAGDGYSALMEEELLLAVEELADCSVVAARDRGRTVAAAMVTLRQEAAADDLLRRANAALDRAGQPRLALLEIAPTPEAIPLGPTGKVLKRQLREKYAALETYQPADPKAVAVAAPAPVSVSVSADHGPTAVPA, encoded by the coding sequence ATGCCGCTCACGTCCACAACGCTGCTGTCCCCCGAAGCACGTCTCCGGCTCGCGGAGCTCCCCGGTCTCGGCGGTGGCAACGCCTGGCGGATCGCCGCGGAGACGAACCCGGCGGCCGACCTGCCGGTGCTGCTCGCCGACCTGCCGCTGACCGGCCTGGACGGCACCCCGCGGTCGGAGTTCAGCCTGCGCGAGCTGGACGCGCTGGCGGACGCCTGGTCGGCCTGGTACCTGGACCGGGGCGTGGGGCCGCGCGACCGGGTCTCGGTCTATCTGGCGGACACCTTCGCGTACCAGGTGCATCTGACCGCACTGGCCCGCATCGGCGCGATCGGCGTACTGATCAACGGCCGCATGCGGCCCGAACTCGCCCTCGGCCTGGTCGAACGCACCGGCTCGGTCGGCCTGTTCACCGACGGGGAGCGGCTCGCCCTGCTCGCCGGGCGTGAGCGCGCGCTCGCCGGGCTGCGCTGGACCGCCCTGGACGAGGAGGTGGGCACCCTCGGCGAACGTGCCCCCAAGCCCTCCCAGCTGTACCGGCACGGGGACGACGACCCGGTGGTCATCTGCCACTCCTCCGGCACCACCGGCAACCCCAAGCCGGTCGTCTGGGCGCACCGGCAGAGTGTCGCCGGTGCCCGCTACCGGCTGATCAACCACCCGGAGCGGCCAGGCTCCGTCGTGCTCGCCGGTGCCCCGCAGTCGCACTCCAGCGCCATCGCGTTCACCTTCTACTCGCTGCTGGCCGGGGTGCCCACGGTCGGCTGGTCCGACCCGACCGGCCCCGGTATCGCCCGCGGCTGCGCCACCCACCGGCCGAACGTCGTGCTGGCCTTCAACGAGGCGCTGTCGCACCTGGCGACGCACGACCCCGAGCCGGCGGACTTCGACTCCGTCGCGGTGTGGGTGAATCTCGGCGACTGCGGCCACGACGCGCACATGCGCCGACTGATGCGGCTGGGGCACACGACCCACCCCGATGGCACCCGTACGCCGGGCTCGGTCATCGACGACGGCCTGGGCTCCTCCGAGCTGGGCTGGGCCGCGCTGCGCCGCGTGCTCACCCCCGACTCCCCGGCCCGGGCACGGCATCTGGGCACCCGCGTGCCGATCGCCGAGGTCGCGGTCCTGCGCGAGGACGGCACCGAGGCGGCGGCGGACGAGGTGGGCCTGCTCGGGGTCCGCAGCGAGGCGCTCGCGCACGGCTACTGGAACGACTCCGACACCACGTACCGCACGATGCTCGCCGGCTACTGGCTCTCCGGCGACCTCGTGCGCCGCTCGGCCGACGGCGAGTTCTTCCACGTGGACCGGGCGGTCGACCGGATCAGGACCGAGGCGGGCGACGGCTACTCGGCGCTGATGGAGGAGGAGCTGCTGCTCGCCGTCGAGGAGCTGGCGGACTGCTCGGTGGTCGCCGCGCGTGACCGTGGCCGGACCGTAGCGGCAGCCATGGTGACGTTACGTCAGGAAGCCGCGGCTGATGACCTGTTACGGCGGGCCAACGCAGCCCTCGACCGGGCCGGCCAACCGCGACTGGCCCTGCTGGAGATCGCCCCCACCCCGGAAGCGATCCCGCTCGGCCCGACCGGAAAGGTACTGAAGCGCCAACTGCGCGAGAAGTACGCCGCGTTGGAGACGTACCAACCGGCCGACCCGAAGGCGGTAGCCGTGGCGGCTCCGGCGCCGGTATCGGTATCGGTATCGGCCGACCACGGCCCGACGGCGGTCCCGGCATGA
- a CDS encoding AMP-binding protein has translation MSPERISDAVERLRHIVASVLELDLAEVSAEASFHRDLKMDSLEKVEFAARVEWAFGVALSDEEASGIDSALAAAELLDARVSLPAGAGAGVAGAGAGVAGSVRPPVPGAARSAAGTPAAIGSVPSSPAGLRTAPSSPVPALPEPSSPTPSFPTPAPSSSAGLRSDLSLPAPSPRPAPRSAVPVASTQAARPATAPASTDSALTTGGALTTFGASTTGSSLTTGSGRAAGSGLTTGPAPSAAIDLVERLTGRHLAAGRGDRTAYLDPDLGAVSYRALHEAARGYAGALLAHGVTPGARALVVAEDSAATVAAVLGLWWHGCVPVPVSPMLGEADRALVAADCAAEVIHLDTAPADPPAGTVLLTGDAVRTGIRTGHPNAANRPDLARPSTGHLPGRAALIQYTSGSTGRPKGVRHATSAITAMLDGFGALLALRADDTVLSTARMSFGYGFGSSVLCALDAGATTALIRGAVDPHTVRAALRRHRPTVLCSVPRLYAALLDTLQPGDDAVAALRLCLSAGENCPAALNHRIQDVFGAPVMNCLGATEVMHVVVATPPDRPMPGRAGLAVPGATATVRDEHGRPVPDGTEGRLHIVGPTVALGYLDRPDDDRITFADGGAYTGDLVRREADGTLTHLCRADDILNLGGYKVPPAEIEAVIRTVARIRDCAVVGGLDADGLECAVAFVVPEAGADEETIRRALRAAVRADLALYKRPARVEFVSTLPATATGKVAAYRLREQAS, from the coding sequence GTGTCGCCTGAACGGATATCCGATGCCGTGGAGCGGCTGCGCCACATCGTGGCATCCGTCCTCGAACTGGACCTCGCGGAGGTGTCGGCCGAGGCCTCCTTCCACCGTGACCTGAAGATGGACTCGCTGGAGAAGGTGGAGTTCGCGGCCCGGGTGGAGTGGGCCTTCGGTGTCGCGCTGAGCGACGAGGAGGCGAGCGGCATCGACAGCGCCCTTGCCGCCGCCGAACTGCTGGACGCCAGGGTCTCGCTCCCGGCGGGGGCGGGTGCTGGAGTGGCGGGGGCGGGGGCGGGTGTTGCGGGTTCGGTACGGCCCCCGGTTCCGGGAGCTGCCCGGTCGGCTGCGGGCACGCCTGCGGCGATCGGGTCGGTGCCGTCGTCGCCCGCCGGTCTTCGGACTGCGCCGTCTTCGCCTGTCCCGGCGCTGCCTGAGCCGTCCTCGCCGACACCTTCGTTTCCTACTCCGGCCCCGTCCTCGTCTGCCGGACTCCGGTCGGACCTGTCCTTGCCTGCACCCTCGCCGCGCCCCGCGCCCCGGTCCGCCGTTCCTGTGGCATCCACGCAGGCCGCCCGCCCGGCCACCGCACCCGCCTCCACGGACAGTGCCTTGACCACCGGCGGTGCCTTGACCACCTTCGGCGCCTCGACCACGGGCAGCAGCCTGACCACCGGCAGCGGCCGGGCCGCAGGCAGCGGCCTGACGACCGGCCCCGCCCCCTCCGCCGCGATCGACCTGGTGGAGCGGCTGACCGGCCGCCACCTCGCGGCCGGGCGCGGAGACCGTACCGCCTACCTCGACCCCGACCTCGGCGCCGTCTCCTACCGGGCCCTGCACGAAGCCGCCCGTGGCTACGCCGGGGCCCTCCTCGCCCACGGCGTCACCCCCGGCGCCCGCGCCCTCGTCGTCGCCGAGGACTCCGCGGCCACCGTCGCCGCCGTCCTCGGCCTCTGGTGGCACGGCTGCGTGCCCGTCCCGGTCAGCCCGATGCTCGGCGAGGCCGACCGAGCCCTCGTCGCCGCCGACTGCGCGGCCGAGGTCATCCACCTCGACACCGCACCGGCCGACCCGCCCGCCGGGACCGTGCTACTCACGGGCGACGCCGTACGCACCGGCATCCGCACCGGCCACCCCAACGCGGCGAACCGTCCCGACCTCGCCCGGCCCTCCACCGGCCACCTCCCCGGCCGGGCCGCCCTGATCCAGTACACCTCCGGCAGCACCGGCCGTCCCAAGGGCGTCCGGCACGCCACCTCCGCGATCACCGCCATGCTGGACGGCTTCGGCGCTCTGCTCGCCCTGCGCGCCGACGACACCGTGCTCTCCACCGCCCGGATGTCCTTCGGCTACGGCTTCGGCAGCTCCGTCCTGTGCGCCCTCGACGCCGGAGCCACCACCGCACTGATCCGCGGTGCCGTCGACCCGCACACCGTCCGGGCCGCGCTGCGCCGCCACCGGCCCACCGTGCTCTGCTCCGTCCCCCGCCTCTACGCGGCTCTGCTGGACACACTCCAGCCCGGGGACGACGCGGTGGCCGCGCTGCGCCTGTGCCTGAGCGCCGGTGAGAACTGCCCGGCCGCGCTCAACCACCGTATCCAGGACGTCTTCGGTGCCCCGGTGATGAACTGCCTCGGCGCCACCGAGGTCATGCACGTCGTCGTCGCCACCCCGCCGGACCGCCCGATGCCCGGACGGGCAGGCCTGGCCGTCCCCGGTGCCACCGCCACCGTCCGCGACGAGCACGGCCGACCGGTGCCCGACGGCACCGAGGGCCGACTGCACATCGTCGGGCCGACCGTGGCGCTCGGCTACCTCGACCGCCCCGACGACGACCGGATCACCTTCGCCGACGGCGGTGCCTACACCGGCGACCTGGTCCGCCGTGAGGCCGACGGCACCCTGACCCACCTCTGCCGGGCCGACGACATCCTCAACCTCGGCGGCTACAAGGTGCCGCCCGCCGAGATCGAGGCGGTGATCCGTACCGTCGCCCGCATCCGCGACTGCGCCGTCGTCGGCGGCCTCGACGCCGACGGCCTGGAATGTGCCGTCGCCTTCGTCGTCCCGGAGGCCGGGGCCGACGAGGAAACGATTCGCCGCGCCCTCCGGGCAGCGGTCCGCGCCGACCTCGCCCTCTACAAACGCCCGGCCCGGGTCGAGTTCGTCAGCACACTGCCCGCCACGGCCACCGGCAAGGTGGCCGCCTACAGATTGCGTGAGCAGGCATCATGA
- a CDS encoding beta-ketoacyl synthase N-terminal-like domain-containing protein yields MTWDITGMGAVACNGTTPSEIFDALCAGRDGRGPLQVFDHEKYRARNAYEITDRARPGVDEPGRATRWLITAIDQALADAGHPRDLAGVPILVGTTLQEQRSAELWWRHGTALDPADLHFGTALRERYGAARTYTFANACAASLYALAMATDLIELGEADTVVVAGTDAIGESAFGTLDRVQNDVPDTLRPFDRSHRGMLMGEGAVAVVLTRTAAPGRPVHARLRGVGVNCDARHSTAPDPEGITRVLRDAYRLAGAAPEEIDLVMLHGSGTPKNDSTEAAVLSRIFPRGSGPLMTAVKSMTGHTLGGSGLLSLTMAVLALQRGQVPPVLGLTDPIEEAEGLRLVREHAATAPELTLAQVDAFGFGGINAAAILEAAR; encoded by the coding sequence ATGACGTGGGACATCACAGGGATGGGAGCGGTGGCCTGCAACGGCACCACCCCGTCGGAGATCTTCGACGCGCTCTGCGCGGGCCGCGACGGACGGGGACCGCTCCAGGTCTTCGACCACGAGAAGTACCGTGCGCGGAACGCGTACGAGATCACCGACCGGGCCCGCCCGGGCGTCGACGAACCCGGCCGCGCCACCCGCTGGCTCATCACCGCGATCGACCAGGCCCTCGCCGATGCGGGCCACCCGCGCGATCTCGCCGGTGTGCCGATCCTGGTCGGCACCACCCTCCAGGAGCAGCGCAGCGCCGAACTCTGGTGGCGCCACGGCACCGCCCTCGACCCCGCCGACCTGCACTTCGGCACCGCGCTGCGGGAGCGGTACGGCGCCGCCCGCACCTACACCTTCGCCAACGCCTGCGCCGCCAGCCTGTACGCGCTCGCCATGGCCACCGACCTCATCGAACTCGGCGAGGCCGACACCGTCGTGGTGGCGGGCACCGACGCCATCGGCGAGAGCGCCTTCGGCACCCTGGACCGGGTCCAGAACGACGTGCCCGACACGCTGCGCCCCTTCGACCGCTCCCACCGCGGCATGCTGATGGGCGAGGGCGCCGTCGCCGTGGTGCTCACCCGCACCGCCGCACCGGGTCGCCCGGTGCACGCCCGGCTGCGCGGCGTCGGCGTCAACTGCGATGCCCGGCACTCCACCGCCCCCGACCCGGAGGGCATCACCCGCGTCCTGCGCGACGCCTACCGGCTGGCCGGGGCCGCACCCGAGGAGATCGACCTCGTCATGCTGCACGGCAGCGGCACCCCGAAGAACGACTCCACCGAGGCCGCCGTGCTCTCCCGGATCTTCCCTCGCGGGAGCGGCCCGCTGATGACCGCCGTCAAGTCGATGACCGGCCACACCCTCGGCGGCTCCGGCCTGCTCAGCCTGACGATGGCCGTGCTCGCCCTCCAGCGCGGTCAGGTGCCGCCCGTACTCGGGCTCACCGACCCGATCGAGGAGGCGGAAGGCCTACGACTCGTACGTGAACACGCCGCCACAGCACCAGAACTGACGCTGGCTCAGGTCGACGCGTTCGGCTTCGGCGGAATCAACGCCGCCGCGATCCTGGAGGCAGCCCGATGA